The nucleotide window CACAGCTAACGGAAATGGTGCACTTCGCTCCAACACAACAGGTTCTTATAACACAGCTAACGGAAATGAGGCACTTCGCTCCAACACAACAGGTTTTTATAACACAGCTAACGGAAATGGTGCACTTCGCTCCAACACAACAGGCCGTGATAACACAGCTAACGGATATCATGCTCTTTACTATAACACAATAGGTGCTAATAATACAGCTAACGGAAGTGGTGCACTTCGCTCCAACAAAACAGGTTTTTATAACACAGCTAACGGAAATGGTGCACTTTTTGCTAACACAACAGGTTTTTATAACACAGCTAACGGAAATGGTGCACTTCGCTCCAACACAACAGGTTCTTATAACACAGCTAACGGAAATGAGGCACTTCGCTCCAACACAACAGGTTTTTATAACACAGCAGTCGGTTTTCTTTCTCTTTATGCTAACACAACAGGAGAATTTAACACAGCTAACGGAATGATGGCACTTTTATACAATACAACAGGCAATGAAAATACAGCTCACGGAGCTTCTGCTCTTAGCTCAAACACAACAGGCTCTTATAATACAGCTCACGGAAGTTATGCACTTCATTACAACACAACAGGCAATAATAATACAGCTCACGGACATGCTGCACTATACTCTAACACAACAGGAGAATCTAACACAGCTATCGGCTATCAATCCGCTATATACCAAACTGGCAGCTACAATGTTGCGATGGGAACTAATGCTCTTTTTGGTGAAGAGGGCAAATCTGATGGCGGATACAATACTGCTGTCGGATATCAATCTCTACAAGGCAACACAACAGGCGTTAGAAACACTGCTAACGGTGCTAACTCATTATTGTCAAATACAGAAGGGGGTTACAATTCAGCCTTAGGCTATCAATCCCTTTTCTCAAATACTGCAGGACATAGAAATACTGCCCTAGGGTATAATTCTTTATATTCAAATGACACAACGTCTGATAATACCGCCATCGGTTATCAATCAGCTTTTTACCAAAAAGGTGATTACAATATTGCAATAGGTTCTAATTCCCTCTATGGAATAGAAGATGCCTCTAATGGCTCTAACAATATCGCTATCGGTTATCAATCACTCTTTAGCAGCCAAACAAACTCTTACAACATAGCTATAGGCTCTTATTCTCAGTTTAGCTACTCCCCTAAAACTAAAAATACTCAACAAGTTCTATTAGGATTTGAAGATAAAGAAATAACTAATACAGCGATTGGCGAATACACATTATATTCTAACACTTCAGGCTACGGCAACGTTGCGATAGGGGGTTACAGCTTATATTACAATAATCCGTCATCGGGAGTTGAAACAGCGAACTTCAACACAGCAGTCGGTTTTCTTTCTCTTTATGCTAACACAACAGGAGAATTTAACACAGCTAACGGAATGATGGCACTTTTATACAATACAACAGGCAATGAAAATACAGCTCACGGAGCTTCTGCTCTTAGCTCAAACACAACAGGCTCTTATAATACAGCTCACGGAAATTCTGCTCTTAGCTCAAACACAACAGGCTCTAATAACACAGCCGTCGGTTGTGTCGCACTTGGCTTCAACGAAACTGGTTCTAATAATGTTGGTATTGGATACAAAGCAGGAATCTCGGCTACAAGTACAGCAAATTATAAACTGTATATTGAGGGTAATGGCGAGACTTATTCGGGAGCGAGTGCCCTTTTATATGGTGACTTTAAAGCCAGAACTCTAAAAGTCAACGGAACTTTAACTTGCAAGACTTGGGGCGGAACGTCTGATGCCAGAATGAAAAATGTGGGTGAAGAAAACAAAATCGGTCTGGAAAAAATATTACAACTAAAAGTCAAAGATTTTACCTACAAAGATGACAAAACCAAACGTCAACACATGGGTATAATCGCACAAGAAGCTCGCAAAGTATTCCCTCGTGCGATTTTTGAAGCCGATGGAAACCAACAATATAAAAAATTATTGTATGTTGATACAAGCGAAATCGTTTTCGCTCTCGTCAACTCCGTAAAACAATTGAACACAAAAATCGTCAATGCTGTCACCAGAATTGAAACTATTGAAAAAGAAAATACAAAATTGATACAAGAAAACCAAGAAATGAAAGCAAAAATTAAAAAACTGGAAAAACAAAACAACTCGTTTGAAAGGAGATTGGCGAAACTTGAAAAGGCAATGTAATTATCAGTGAACACACAGGCAATCTCTGCCGAGCTATAAACATAAATTGCCACGCTATTCTCGTAATTACGATAACTTTGATATTACTCTGACAAAATGAAAATTGAATAAAAACCTGAACGAAACGGAAAAATTATTTTTCCAAAGTAATTCTTAAACAAGAGCTGAGTTATTAATGCTTTCTCAGCAAACTTTCAAACAACTCTATGCCCATCGATTAGTCGAAGGGCTTTTTTTATGTGCTTTTATAATTGCTCTCATTTTCTTTTATAAGAAAAACCATCTGGCAACAATAATGGCTCCGACAATGCCGACAAAATCTGCCATTAAACCAGCAAGAAGTGCATATCTGTATTTTTTTATTCCGACTGCTCCAAAATACACAGCAAGTACATAAAAAGTAGTTTCGGAGCTTCCTAACATTATTGCTCCCAGTTTTGCAGGGTAAGATTCAACGCCATTAGCCTTTACGATGTCGGAAAATACACCTAAAGCAGCACTTCCTGACAAAGAGCGGACAATTGTTAGTGGTAAAATATCGGCAGGAATTTTTAGAACGTTTAGTATCGTTTTTAAATGAGAAGTTAGAAGTTCAATTGCTCCAGATGCTCTAAACATAGATATTGCTACAATAATTGCCACCAAATAAGGGATTATATTTACACTTACTTTTACGCCGTCTTTTGCCCCTTCAATAAAAGCTTCGTATATGGGTACTTTTTTAATAACTGCCCATCCTAAGATTAGCAATAGTATTGCAGGAAGTGTCCATAGGGAAATTATATCAATTATGGCTTTGATATTATGCATTTTCTTCTACCTCATTTTCTTTAATTTGAGGCGGAAAAATCTTTTTTAAAATTTTAGCAATAAAAATTGCAGAGCAAAAAGCAAATGTTGTGACAATAAGTGTCGGTACGATTATTTCAGTTGGATTTTTTGCTCCAAATCCTGCTAAAATGGCAATTACGGTTGCAGGAATAAGTTGAAAGCCTGCGGTGTTCATTGCTAAAAAAGTGCACATAGCATCTGATGCGGAAGATTTATTTATATTTTCTTTTTGAAATTCTTCCATAGCTTTTATTCCGATAGGAGTTGCTGCATTTGCTAATCCCAAAGCATTTGCTGAAAAATTAAGTGCTACGTCACCAATGGCTTTACTTTCAGAATTGATTTCGGGAAACAGCCATTTTGCCACCGGTTGTATAATTTTTGATATGACCTTTATAATTCCGGATTTTTCAGCTATTTTCATAATCCCTAACCAAAAAACCATTACGCCCATAATTGCTAAAACAACGTCAATAGAGGTTTTAGCACCTTCTAAAATTGCATTTACAACATCAGGGAGTTTCCCCGTTATGGCTCCAATGATTATAGAGATAAAGATTAATAAAAACCAAATAAAATTCATATTGGGATTTTAACTCAAATTATAATTTTAACCTACCTTTTTTTGATGGATATTTGTTAAAAAGTGTATTGGAGTCAGTAATAGAGATTCAAGGTTTTATTTGTATTAGGAGCTTAAAGTTCAAGAACAAATTTAAAATGTCGTAGGGGGGACTTGCGAAGCTGCCATAGCAGCGAGTGCTCTTGAGTAAACGCCCCTATTTTGCTTGTCAAAATAGCGGGGTGAAAGTATAAGTCAAAGTTCAAGAACAAATTCAAAATGTCGTAGGGGGGACTTGCGAAGCTGCCATAGCAGCGAGTGCTCTTGAGTAAACGCCCCTATTTTGCTTGTCAAAATAGCGGGGTGAAAGTATAAGTCAAAGTTCAAGAACAAATTCAAAATGTCGTAGGGGGGACTTGAACCCCCATGAATTTCTTCACACGCCCCTCAAACGTGCACGTCTACCATTCCGCCACTACGACATAAATAGCTTCCAAGTTGTTGCTAAATGTTGATTGTATTCATTTTAATATTAACAATTACTTTCGTCAATATATAAAACAAAAGCTCTACTTCCATAGAGCTTTTATTCTATATTAATAATTTTTATTTATTTAGTACCTTCGATGATATCTCTAAGATCATCAATTTGATTATTAAGTTCATGCGTTTGAGCAGCTAATTCTTGAGATGCTTCAGAGTTTGAGTCAGCGGTTTGAGCATTCATTTGAAGAACTTGTTCCATTTGATTAATAGCAGTTTGGATTTGCTGAACGCCAAGTAATTGTTCTTGGCTGGAAACAGATACTTCTTGAACAATTCCGTTTACTTTGTTTATTTCGTTGTCTATTTCATCGATAGCACCATATACTTCACTAGCGAGTTGAGAGCCTTCGTGGGAAAGTGAAATATTTTCATCAATTAATTTGGTTGTATCTTTAGCAGAGATTGTACTTCTTTGGGCAAGGTTTCT belongs to Candidatus Gastranaerophilales bacterium and includes:
- a CDS encoding tail fiber domain-containing protein gives rise to the protein TANGNGALRSNTTGSYNTANGNEALRSNTTGFYNTANGNGALRSNTTGRDNTANGYHALYYNTIGANNTANGSGALRSNKTGFYNTANGNGALFANTTGFYNTANGNGALRSNTTGSYNTANGNEALRSNTTGFYNTAVGFLSLYANTTGEFNTANGMMALLYNTTGNENTAHGASALSSNTTGSYNTAHGSYALHYNTTGNNNTAHGHAALYSNTTGESNTAIGYQSAIYQTGSYNVAMGTNALFGEEGKSDGGYNTAVGYQSLQGNTTGVRNTANGANSLLSNTEGGYNSALGYQSLFSNTAGHRNTALGYNSLYSNDTTSDNTAIGYQSAFYQKGDYNIAIGSNSLYGIEDASNGSNNIAIGYQSLFSSQTNSYNIAIGSYSQFSYSPKTKNTQQVLLGFEDKEITNTAIGEYTLYSNTSGYGNVAIGGYSLYYNNPSSGVETANFNTAVGFLSLYANTTGEFNTANGMMALLYNTTGNENTAHGASALSSNTTGSYNTAHGNSALSSNTTGSNNTAVGCVALGFNETGSNNVGIGYKAGISATSTANYKLYIEGNGETYSGASALLYGDFKARTLKVNGTLTCKTWGGTSDARMKNVGEENKIGLEKILQLKVKDFTYKDDKTKRQHMGIIAQEARKVFPRAIFEADGNQQYKKLLYVDTSEIVFALVNSVKQLNTKIVNAVTRIETIEKENTKLIQENQEMKAKIKKLEKQNNSFERRLAKLEKAM
- a CDS encoding spore maturation protein, with product MHNIKAIIDIISLWTLPAILLLILGWAVIKKVPIYEAFIEGAKDGVKVSVNIIPYLVAIIVAISMFRASGAIELLTSHLKTILNVLKIPADILPLTIVRSLSGSAALGVFSDIVKANGVESYPAKLGAIMLGSSETTFYVLAVYFGAVGIKKYRYALLAGLMADFVGIVGAIIVARWFFL
- a CDS encoding nucleoside recognition domain-containing protein, whose product is MNFIWFLLIFISIIIGAITGKLPDVVNAILEGAKTSIDVVLAIMGVMVFWLGIMKIAEKSGIIKVISKIIQPVAKWLFPEINSESKAIGDVALNFSANALGLANAATPIGIKAMEEFQKENINKSSASDAMCTFLAMNTAGFQLIPATVIAILAGFGAKNPTEIIVPTLIVTTFAFCSAIFIAKILKKIFPPQIKENEVEENA